A DNA window from Gopherus evgoodei ecotype Sinaloan lineage unplaced genomic scaffold, rGopEvg1_v1.p scaffold_204_arrow_ctg1, whole genome shotgun sequence contains the following coding sequences:
- the LOC115640115 gene encoding olfactory receptor 12D2-like, translating to MENQTEVSEFIFLGLTHVRSLQSYLFTLFLLLYMASILGNGATVAVILAELQLHTPMYFFLGNLSSLDIFFSTVTVPKMLAGFLSGHHTISFTSCLAQLHFFHFLGSSEAMLLAVMAYDRYVAICNPLRYTLVMNPQACLLLAGVTWATGFLHALMHTVMTSRLHFCGPNRIHHFFCDIKPLLSLACSSTRLNLSLLNTVTGIIGVSPFILTLLSYLYIISFLSLKVRSRESRRKAFSTCTSHLTVIALYYGTVIFAYLCPSSGSSKGEEMIITLVYSVITPDLNPLIYTLRNSEVKYATRKFIIRKLFPETN from the coding sequence ATGGAGAACCAGACAGAGGTGAGCGAGTTCATTTTCCTGGGCCTCACCCATGTGAGGAGTCTTCAGAGTTACCTCTTCaccctcttcctgctgctctaCATGGCCAGCATTTTGGGGAATGGAGCCACTGTGGCTGTGATACTGGCTGAGCTCcagcttcacacccccatgtactttttcctgggAAATCTCTCCAGCCTAGACATCTTCTTCTCCACAGTCACTGTGCCCAAGATGTTGGCCGGCTTCCTCTCAGGGCACCACACCATCTCCTTCACCAGTTGCCTAGCACAGCTCCATTTCTTCCATTTCCTGGGCAGCAGTGAAGCCATGCTGCTGGctgtcatggcctatgaccgctacgtggccatctgcaACCCACTGCGCTACACACTGGTCATGAACCCACAGGCctgcctgctgctggcaggagTCACCTGGGCCACTGGCTTCCTGCACGCCCTGATGCACACGGTCATGACCTCCCGGTTGCACTTCTGTGGCCCCAACCGTATCcaccacttcttctgtgacatcaagcccctgctgagcctggcctgcagcagcacccGCCTCAACCTGAGCCTCCTCAACACCGTCACTGGGATTATTGGTGTGAGTCCATTCATCCTCACGCTCCTCTCCTATCTCTACatcatctccttcctctccctgaaGGTCCGGTCAcgggaaagcaggagaaaggcctTCTCCACTTGCACCTCCCACCTCACCGTGATAGCACTGTACTATGGGACAGTGATCTTCGCCTACTTGTGTCCTTCTTCAGGAAGCTCCAAGGGAGAAGAGATGATCATCACCCTAGTGTACAGTGTCATCACCCCAGATCTGAATCCCCTCATTTACACCCTGCGGAACAGTGAGGTGAAATATGCCACCAGGAAATTCATCATTAGAAAACTCTTCCCTGAAACGAACTAA